A stretch of Kaistella flava (ex Peng et al. 2021) DNA encodes these proteins:
- a CDS encoding fibronectin type III domain-containing protein: MKIFYLFIMLCAIISCSDREEIPSKGNNQPPSQVKFKIENISHDSAFISWEKASDPEGDEVKYTIELDGKIIVENSTDINCHLKNLEELKSYSGKIIVTDSHKNITVTTFSFQTKKYYLTFVKDYILPGIERTFCFEQKILKLSDGSYLVGGHVYLHEGFSVFLMKVDYEGNEIWKKNYDIQGESSPETFKMKESKGEIILTACYTVAKLDLNGNLKWKNRISTYDNGYGDSTINAFVIDSEDNIYAVGTLADRTNEVSEKGIVTKLTKDGVKIWEKQYLSGITETGENSEYLRFVDADIQDNQLVIFGDIDISGRDVSSNMVRHVFYLLKADTEGRPISEKTFYNNEINLSHQLIKRKNGNYLLSSGKKIIEIDKSGQELWAKTIYNSYFAPYNIFFSVSETSAGNILFVGKESSTSFYFLTDSNGNTIWKKYYNASLDYTSVMDAVIENDQGFRLTLVCGNNSGEKIMIIKTDPDGNF; encoded by the coding sequence ATGAAAATATTCTATTTGTTTATAATGTTATGCGCTATTATTTCGTGTTCTGATAGAGAAGAAATTCCTAGTAAAGGAAATAATCAACCTCCGTCTCAAGTAAAATTTAAAATTGAGAACATTTCTCATGATTCTGCATTTATATCTTGGGAAAAAGCATCAGATCCCGAAGGTGATGAAGTGAAATATACGATTGAACTAGACGGGAAAATAATCGTTGAAAATTCAACGGATATAAATTGTCATTTGAAGAATTTAGAAGAACTAAAAAGCTATAGTGGGAAGATTATTGTAACTGATAGTCATAAAAACATTACGGTTACCACATTTTCTTTCCAAACTAAAAAGTATTATCTAACCTTTGTTAAGGATTACATTTTACCTGGCATTGAACGCACTTTTTGCTTTGAGCAAAAAATTCTTAAACTTTCAGACGGTAGTTATCTGGTCGGTGGACACGTATATTTACATGAAGGCTTTTCTGTTTTTTTAATGAAAGTTGATTATGAAGGTAACGAAATATGGAAAAAAAATTATGATATCCAGGGAGAAAGTTCTCCGGAGACTTTTAAGATGAAAGAAAGTAAAGGAGAAATTATTCTTACTGCTTGTTATACTGTTGCGAAACTTGACTTGAATGGTAATTTAAAATGGAAAAACAGAATAAGTACTTATGACAATGGTTATGGTGATTCTACAATCAATGCTTTCGTAATAGATTCCGAGGATAATATTTATGCAGTGGGCACATTAGCTGACCGCACTAATGAAGTCAGTGAAAAAGGAATTGTCACTAAACTAACAAAAGATGGTGTGAAGATTTGGGAGAAACAATATTTGTCCGGTATTACGGAAACTGGTGAAAACTCAGAATATCTTAGGTTTGTCGATGCTGATATACAAGATAATCAACTTGTAATTTTTGGCGATATCGACATTTCCGGTCGCGATGTTAGTTCCAATATGGTAAGGCATGTTTTTTATTTGTTGAAAGCAGATACAGAAGGTCGTCCTATTTCTGAAAAGACATTTTACAATAATGAGATAAACCTATCACATCAACTAATCAAAAGAAAAAATGGTAATTATCTACTAAGCAGTGGTAAAAAGATAATAGAAATTGATAAATCAGGCCAAGAGTTATGGGCAAAGACAATTTATAACAGCTATTTCGCTCCTTATAATATCTTTTTCTCTGTTTCTGAAACTTCAGCTGGCAATATTTTATTTGTTGGAAAAGAAAGTAGTACTTCTTTTTATTTTCTAACCGACTCTAACGGAAATACCATTTGGAAGAAATACTATAACGCATCTCTTGATTACACTTCGGTTATGGATGCAGTAATTGAAAATGATCAAGGTTTTCGCCTAACACTGGTTTGTGGAAATAATTCTGGTGAAAAAATTATGATAATAAAAACCGATCCGGACGGAAATTTTTAA
- a CDS encoding GlcG/HbpS family heme-binding protein, producing MNITLSQAEKLISAAQEKALSINCKMNIAVVDAGANLVAFARMDGAWLGSLDISIKKAKTARFFDMNSGEIGKLSQPGGSLYNIEHSNGGLITFPGGVLVKNAEGEIIGAIGVSGSAVENDHAVAEAGAAAL from the coding sequence ATGAATATTACCTTATCACAAGCTGAGAAATTAATTTCAGCAGCACAAGAAAAAGCATTGTCGATCAATTGTAAAATGAATATCGCTGTGGTAGATGCCGGAGCCAATTTAGTAGCTTTTGCTAGAATGGATGGCGCTTGGTTGGGCTCTTTGGATATCTCCATTAAGAAAGCTAAAACTGCTAGATTCTTCGATATGAATTCCGGAGAGATTGGAAAACTTTCTCAACCTGGAGGGTCACTTTATAATATTGAGCATTCAAACGGAGGTTTAATTACTTTTCCAGGTGGAGTTTTAGTGAAAAATGCTGAAGGTGAAATTATTGGTGCAATCGGTGTAAGTGGAAGTGCGGTAGAAAATGACCATGCCGTAGCCGAAGCCGGCGCAGCTGCTTTGTAA
- a CDS encoding methylmalonyl-CoA mutase family protein, which yields MNQEKYTPKNKVRVVTAASLFDGHDAAINIMRRMIQATGAEVIHLGHDKSAEEVVDCAIQEDANAIALTSYQGGHNEYFKYIYDLLRQKGAPQIKIFGGGGGVILPEEIRALMEYGIDRIYSPDDGREMGLQGMINDLVQRSDFATGEHIEVSDLDKIKFEDSKSIAEVISAVENFSDEKPELVKAIDEQAKDSKIPIIGITGTGGAGKSSLTDELVRRFLRSNPDQKIAIVSVDPSKKKTGGALLGDRIRMNSINDPRVYMRSMATRENNVSVSPYIHSALNILKLAKPDVIILETSGIGQSGSEITDIADVSMYVMTPEYGASTQLEKIDMLDYADLIALNKSDKRGALDALQAVRKTYQRNHTAFDKTLEEMPVFSTKASQFNDYGTTELYNALINKVNETLEKTQGENAPKFKEFVEQNVSDDITVIPSKRVRYLSEIVESNHEYDKEVENQALIAKRMYLLEGARVLITDDQHTSDKLEKVFLKTKKELSEENIAFLKGWKHFKEEMSGDAYSYFVRGKEIKVETKYESLSHLKIPKLSLPKFQDWGDLLRWKGQENVPGQFPYTAGLFPFKRTGEDPTRMFAGEGGPERTNRRFHYVSADMDAKRLSTAFDSVTLYGQDPAFPPDIYGKIGNAGVSIATLDDAKKLYSGFDLVNAMTSVSMTINGPAPMILAFFMNAAIDQNVEKYLTENNLWEAVEAKLKAKFDDKGLKRPGYEGDLPNGNNGLGLKLLGITGDEVIDAETYNKIKAETIATVRGTVQADILKEDQAQNTCIFSTEFALRLMGDVQQYFIDQKVRNFYSVSISGYHIAEAGANPISQLAFTLANGFTYVEYYLSRGMNINDFAPNLSFFFSNGLDPEYAVIGRVARRIWAKAMKLKYHANERSQMLKYHIQTSGRSLHAQEIDFNDIRTTLQALYAIYDNCNSLHTNAYDEAITTPTEDSVRRAMAIQLIINKELGLAKNENPLQGSFIIEELTDLVEEAVYTEFDRITERGGVLGAMETMYQRSKIQEESMHYEMLKHTGEFPIIGVNTFLGKDGSPTVLPREVIRSTEEEKQLQIQNLENFQKSHADKSEQILNDLQIAAINQENLFEKMMEAVKYCSLGQITNSLFEVGGMYRRNM from the coding sequence ATGAATCAAGAAAAATATACCCCAAAAAATAAAGTGAGAGTGGTTACTGCTGCTTCTTTATTTGATGGACACGACGCTGCTATTAATATTATGAGAAGAATGATTCAGGCGACAGGTGCTGAAGTTATTCATCTCGGTCACGATAAATCTGCGGAAGAAGTGGTGGATTGTGCTATTCAGGAAGATGCAAATGCAATCGCTTTAACTTCTTATCAAGGTGGTCACAACGAATATTTTAAATATATCTACGATCTTCTTCGTCAAAAAGGCGCACCTCAAATCAAGATTTTTGGTGGTGGTGGCGGCGTAATTCTTCCCGAAGAAATCAGAGCATTAATGGAATACGGAATTGACCGAATTTATTCTCCAGATGATGGCCGTGAAATGGGATTGCAGGGAATGATCAATGATTTGGTGCAAAGATCCGACTTCGCAACCGGAGAACATATTGAAGTTTCAGATTTAGATAAAATTAAATTTGAAGATTCTAAATCCATAGCCGAAGTTATTTCAGCCGTAGAAAATTTCTCCGATGAAAAACCGGAATTGGTAAAAGCAATCGACGAACAAGCAAAAGATTCTAAAATTCCAATTATCGGAATCACCGGAACTGGTGGAGCAGGGAAGTCGTCATTAACGGATGAATTAGTTCGTCGTTTTTTACGTTCAAATCCAGATCAAAAGATTGCAATTGTTTCCGTAGATCCTTCTAAAAAGAAAACGGGTGGAGCTTTATTAGGAGATAGAATCCGAATGAACTCCATTAATGATCCGCGTGTTTATATGCGTTCGATGGCGACTCGTGAAAATAATGTTTCCGTTTCGCCTTATATTCATTCCGCTTTAAATATTTTAAAATTAGCAAAACCTGATGTCATCATTTTGGAGACTTCAGGAATCGGACAATCAGGTTCTGAAATTACAGATATCGCCGATGTTTCGATGTACGTAATGACGCCAGAATATGGAGCTTCTACACAACTGGAAAAAATCGATATGTTGGATTATGCGGATTTGATTGCTTTAAATAAATCGGATAAACGTGGAGCATTAGATGCACTTCAAGCCGTTCGAAAAACATACCAAAGAAATCATACCGCTTTTGATAAAACGTTGGAAGAAATGCCAGTGTTTTCTACGAAAGCAAGTCAGTTTAATGATTATGGAACCACTGAATTATACAATGCTTTAATTAATAAAGTAAACGAAACTTTAGAAAAAACTCAGGGCGAAAATGCTCCGAAATTTAAAGAGTTTGTAGAGCAAAATGTTTCTGATGATATTACTGTAATTCCTTCTAAGCGTGTTCGTTACCTTTCTGAAATTGTTGAGTCAAATCATGAGTACGATAAAGAGGTTGAAAATCAGGCATTGATTGCAAAGAGAATGTATTTATTAGAAGGAGCAAGAGTTTTAATCACTGATGATCAGCATACCTCTGATAAATTAGAAAAAGTTTTCCTTAAGACGAAAAAAGAACTTTCTGAAGAAAATATCGCTTTTCTAAAAGGATGGAAACATTTCAAAGAAGAAATGTCGGGAGACGCTTATTCCTATTTCGTTCGCGGAAAAGAAATTAAAGTAGAAACCAAATATGAATCTTTATCCCATTTAAAAATTCCAAAACTTTCTTTACCGAAGTTTCAGGATTGGGGAGATTTGTTGCGTTGGAAAGGTCAGGAAAATGTTCCTGGACAGTTTCCTTATACCGCAGGATTATTCCCTTTTAAAAGAACTGGTGAAGATCCAACTCGTATGTTTGCCGGTGAAGGTGGACCGGAAAGAACGAACAGAAGATTCCATTATGTTTCCGCAGATATGGATGCGAAAAGATTATCTACCGCTTTTGACTCGGTAACTTTATACGGTCAAGATCCGGCTTTCCCACCAGATATTTATGGTAAAATCGGAAATGCTGGAGTTTCAATTGCAACATTAGATGATGCCAAAAAATTGTATTCAGGTTTTGATTTGGTGAATGCGATGACTTCGGTTTCAATGACCATTAATGGACCTGCACCAATGATTTTAGCGTTTTTCATGAATGCTGCCATCGATCAAAATGTTGAGAAATATTTAACAGAGAATAATCTTTGGGAAGCAGTTGAAGCAAAATTAAAAGCAAAATTCGATGACAAAGGTTTGAAAAGACCTGGTTATGAAGGCGACCTTCCAAATGGAAATAATGGTTTAGGTTTAAAATTATTAGGAATTACGGGCGACGAAGTGATCGATGCTGAAACGTATAATAAAATTAAAGCTGAAACGATTGCAACTGTTCGTGGAACGGTTCAGGCAGATATTTTAAAAGAAGACCAAGCACAAAATACTTGTATTTTCTCTACGGAATTTGCTTTGAGATTAATGGGAGATGTTCAGCAATATTTCATAGACCAAAAAGTAAGAAACTTTTATTCCGTTTCTATTTCCGGTTACCATATTGCAGAAGCGGGCGCAAATCCGATTTCTCAGTTGGCATTTACTTTGGCAAATGGATTCACTTATGTAGAATATTATTTGAGCCGCGGAATGAATATCAATGATTTCGCTCCGAATTTATCTTTCTTCTTCTCCAACGGATTAGATCCGGAATATGCCGTAATCGGTAGAGTAGCACGTAGAATTTGGGCAAAAGCAATGAAGCTGAAATACCATGCCAACGAAAGATCTCAAATGTTGAAATACCATATTCAAACTTCTGGAAGATCTTTACATGCACAGGAAATTGACTTCAATGATATCAGAACAACATTGCAGGCATTGTATGCGATTTACGACAACTGTAACTCTTTGCATACCAATGCTTATGATGAAGCAATTACCACTCCGACTGAAGATTCAGTGAGAAGAGCAATGGCGATTCAGTTGATCATTAATAAAGAATTAGGTTTAGCGAAAAACGAAAATCCATTGCAAGGTTCGTTTATTATTGAAGAATTAACAGATTTAGTAGAAGAAGCAGTTTACACCGAATTCGACCGTATCACCGAAAGGGGTGGTGTTCTTGGTGCAATGGAAACCATGTATCAACGTTCAAAAATTCAAGAGGAAAGTATGCATTACGAAATGCTGAAACATACCGGCGAATTTCCGATTATCGGTGTGAATACGTTCTTAGGAAAAGATGGTTCGCCAACGGTTTTACCAAGAGAAGTTATCCGTTCGACTGAAGAAGAAAAACAATTGCAGATTCAGAATCTGGAAAACTTCCAGAAATCACATGCTGATAAAAGCGAGCAGATTTTAAATGATTTACAAATCGCAGCCATCAACCAGGAAAATTTATTTGAAAAAATGATGGAAGCAGTGAAGTATTGTTCACTTGGACAAATCACCAACTCTTTGTTTGAAGTAGGTGGAATGTATCGACGAAATATGTAA
- a CDS encoding IS4 family transposase — MQNTCCSAIYTVKVPDVRIQKRIEFSMNKMLTLGSSIVNRLSSLHTEKIGFYRMLSNTRFSHDDLLEGSFKLCLSNMDTDHVLAIQDTTEFNYGGLKSKLGPDDPDIGPTGSSKIAGFFCHPMLIVNPILNSLIGFSSVQIYNRTWGQPDKKERKYNQIDIEEKESYRWIKSSIETKELLPENVKVTIIGDRENDIYEDFDRVPDERTNLLIRSRCDRNIVGEHKKLYNLLDNTIVAGSVEVEITGQKNRKKRTALIDVKFTKAKICAPTRLNVSQKNIEIYVIEATENPSTIPTNEVGISWKLLTTHKIENLEKAIECINWYKKRWLIEELFRVIKTKGFEIESSQLGDGFKLKKLLAMTLEVALQVMRLKLSLNEVNQKQDNLFNSNEIKFLEKVNRKIEGQTQKQKNPYNEQTLAWITWIIARIGGWTGYKSQGPPGYITIKNGLDRYHQQYEGFLMFSDD, encoded by the coding sequence ATGCAAAACACCTGTTGTTCAGCCATTTACACTGTAAAAGTACCCGATGTTCGAATCCAAAAAAGAATTGAATTCTCCATGAATAAAATGTTAACTTTAGGCAGTTCGATTGTGAATCGATTGTCGAGTTTACACACAGAAAAAATCGGATTTTATAGAATGCTTTCAAATACACGATTTTCACATGACGACCTTTTAGAAGGGTCATTTAAACTTTGCTTGTCCAATATGGATACCGACCATGTTTTGGCTATTCAGGATACTACAGAGTTTAATTATGGGGGATTGAAGTCTAAATTAGGACCTGATGATCCTGACATTGGACCAACAGGTTCATCTAAGATTGCTGGCTTTTTTTGTCACCCAATGCTTATTGTAAACCCGATTTTAAACTCGCTAATTGGTTTTTCATCAGTTCAGATTTATAATCGTACTTGGGGACAACCAGATAAAAAAGAACGAAAGTACAACCAGATAGATATTGAAGAAAAGGAATCCTATCGATGGATTAAGTCCTCTATTGAAACAAAAGAATTACTCCCTGAGAATGTTAAAGTTACTATTATTGGAGATCGCGAGAATGATATTTATGAAGACTTTGATCGGGTTCCCGATGAAAGAACCAATCTGCTAATTCGCTCTAGATGTGATAGAAACATAGTTGGAGAACATAAAAAGCTCTACAATTTACTTGATAACACTATTGTTGCAGGAAGTGTGGAAGTTGAGATTACCGGACAAAAGAATCGAAAAAAACGAACAGCTTTAATAGATGTGAAATTTACAAAAGCTAAAATTTGTGCACCAACCAGATTAAACGTTTCTCAAAAAAATATTGAAATTTATGTAATTGAAGCAACTGAAAATCCATCAACGATTCCGACCAATGAAGTTGGGATTTCTTGGAAGTTACTAACGACACATAAAATTGAGAATTTAGAAAAAGCCATCGAATGCATTAATTGGTATAAGAAACGTTGGTTAATCGAGGAACTTTTTAGAGTTATTAAAACGAAAGGATTTGAAATCGAATCAAGTCAGCTTGGAGATGGTTTTAAACTCAAAAAATTACTTGCCATGACATTAGAAGTTGCTCTGCAAGTTATGCGTCTAAAGCTATCATTAAATGAAGTGAATCAAAAACAAGACAATCTATTTAATAGCAATGAAATCAAGTTTTTAGAGAAAGTGAATAGAAAAATAGAAGGGCAAACTCAAAAACAAAAAAATCCATACAACGAACAAACGCTAGCTTGGATCACGTGGATAATTGCTCGTATCGGTGGTTGGACAGGATACAAATCGCAAGGTCCTCCAGGTTATATAACAATAAAAAATGGGTTAGATAGATATCACCAACAATATGAAGGTTTTTTAATGTTTTCTGATGATTAG
- the rpsI gene encoding 30S ribosomal protein S9, translating to MSIVHKIGRRKTSVARVYVRPGSGVITINKKDSKEYFGTDVLVYKVNQPFLLTETVAQYDVTVNVFGGGITGQAEAIRLAISRALCEINEEHRLLLKPHGLLTRDARMVERKKPGQKKARKKFQFSKR from the coding sequence ATGTCAATAGTTCATAAAATTGGAAGAAGAAAAACTTCTGTTGCAAGAGTTTATGTGAGACCAGGTTCTGGTGTTATCACAATAAACAAAAAGGATTCTAAGGAATACTTCGGAACTGACGTTTTAGTTTACAAAGTGAATCAACCATTTTTGTTAACAGAAACAGTAGCGCAATATGACGTAACTGTAAATGTTTTCGGTGGTGGAATTACAGGTCAGGCTGAAGCTATCAGACTAGCTATTTCTAGAGCATTGTGCGAAATTAATGAAGAACACAGATTGCTTCTAAAACCACACGGATTGCTTACTAGAGATGCAAGAATGGTGGAAAGAAAAAAACCAGGTCAGAAAAAAGCAAGAAAGAAATTCCAATTCTCGAAACGTTAA
- the rpsB gene encoding 30S ribosomal protein S2, protein MAKANVKDLLEAGVHFGHMTRKWNPNMAPYIFMEKNGIHIVDLHKTAVKLDEACLALEKITSAGKKVLFVATKKQAKEVVAKYAAELNMPYITERWPGGMLTNFVTIRKAVKKMNHIDKMKKDGTFETLSKKERLQVDRQRANLEKNLGSISDMVRLPSALFVVDIMKEHIAITEAKKLGIPIFAIVDTNSDPRKVEYVIPGNDDASKSIDMILSIVSSSIKDGLSQRKADKEKSKEEGEKASADADVDFDSAAE, encoded by the coding sequence ATGGCAAAAGCAAATGTTAAAGACCTTTTAGAGGCAGGAGTACACTTTGGTCACATGACCAGAAAGTGGAATCCAAATATGGCTCCATACATTTTTATGGAGAAAAACGGTATTCACATCGTAGACTTACATAAAACAGCTGTGAAATTGGACGAAGCTTGTTTAGCTTTAGAAAAAATCACTTCTGCAGGTAAAAAAGTTCTTTTCGTTGCTACTAAAAAGCAAGCGAAAGAAGTTGTAGCAAAATATGCAGCTGAACTTAACATGCCTTATATTACTGAAAGATGGCCTGGAGGAATGTTAACAAACTTTGTTACCATCCGTAAAGCGGTTAAGAAAATGAACCACATTGATAAAATGAAGAAAGATGGTACTTTCGAAACTTTATCTAAAAAAGAAAGACTACAAGTTGATCGTCAAAGAGCTAACTTGGAGAAAAATTTAGGTTCAATTTCTGACATGGTTCGTCTTCCATCAGCACTTTTTGTTGTTGATATTATGAAAGAACACATTGCTATTACTGAGGCTAAAAAATTGGGAATTCCAATTTTCGCAATCGTAGATACTAACTCTGATCCAAGAAAAGTGGAATACGTGATTCCTGGAAATGATGATGCATCTAAATCTATTGATATGATCTTGAGCATTGTTTCATCTTCTATCAAAGACGGTTTGTCTCAAAGAAAAGCAGATAAAGAAAAATCTAAAGAAGAAGGAGAAAAAGCTTCAGCTGATGCTGATGTAGATTTCGATTCTGCTGCAGAATAA
- a CDS encoding DUF6759 domain-containing protein, whose translation MKKTVFVVSILLTSISISAQKKYSNILNSTNINEIESFVKEANPNDSRIVILKRKIVILKGDKSINNSRSTNTAIKAVPVNPTSYYAKTVKLSGNKPSGSVNRTGSEEQEFRKLISETSATHKEKTVKLLNQLFDNDISNEQAILLIKNTGDCNMIVRIQGKEFYNLAVPAHGENFLTVKKGDYQLSGNMCEATYNSTKSIGKNMLVTLNKTSNTSYGEKMGSNTDGVSN comes from the coding sequence ATGAAGAAAACGGTTTTTGTAGTTTCGATATTATTAACAAGTATTTCAATTTCTGCCCAGAAAAAATATAGTAATATCCTAAATAGTACCAATATCAACGAAATAGAAAGTTTCGTAAAAGAGGCGAATCCCAATGATTCCAGAATAGTGATATTGAAACGAAAAATAGTTATTCTTAAGGGCGATAAATCAATAAATAACAGCAGATCTACAAATACAGCAATTAAAGCTGTTCCGGTAAATCCTACGAGTTATTATGCAAAAACAGTAAAGTTATCAGGGAATAAACCATCAGGTTCTGTTAATAGAACTGGCAGCGAAGAACAGGAATTTCGAAAGCTGATTTCCGAGACATCCGCAACGCACAAGGAGAAGACCGTGAAATTATTAAATCAACTTTTTGATAATGATATTTCTAATGAGCAGGCCATTCTTTTAATTAAAAATACGGGTGACTGTAATATGATTGTAAGGATTCAAGGAAAAGAATTTTATAATCTTGCAGTTCCTGCGCATGGTGAGAATTTTTTAACAGTAAAAAAAGGAGATTACCAATTATCTGGTAATATGTGTGAAGCAACATATAATTCAACCAAGAGCATTGGCAAGAATATGCTTGTCACGCTAAATAAGACATCTAACACATCTTATGGCGAAAAGATGGGTTCTAATACAGATGGAGTTTCTAATTAA
- the rplM gene encoding 50S ribosomal protein L13: MNTLSYKTVSANKATANKEWVVVDAEGQPLGRLASKVAKILRGKHKTNFTPHADCGDNVIVLNAGKVTLSGNKWADKTYIWHTGYPGGQKSMTALELQKKDSLKVLEKSVKGMLPKTRLGSQLFKNLYLYEGTDHKHEAQTPKVININEFK; the protein is encoded by the coding sequence GTGAATACATTAAGTTACAAAACCGTTTCAGCTAACAAAGCTACTGCAAATAAAGAATGGGTTGTGGTAGACGCTGAAGGACAACCTTTAGGAAGATTAGCTTCTAAGGTTGCAAAGATTTTGAGAGGTAAGCACAAAACGAATTTTACACCTCACGCAGATTGCGGAGATAATGTAATCGTTTTGAATGCAGGGAAAGTGACCCTTTCCGGAAACAAGTGGGCTGACAAAACTTACATTTGGCATACTGGTTATCCAGGTGGTCAAAAGTCAATGACTGCGCTCGAACTTCAAAAGAAAGACTCTTTGAAAGTATTGGAAAAATCTGTAAAAGGTATGCTTCCAAAAACTAGATTAGGATCTCAATTGTTTAAGAACCTTTATTTATATGAAGGAACTGACCACAAACATGAAGCTCAGACGCCAAAAGTAATTAATATTAACGAATTCAAATAA
- a CDS encoding serine hydrolase domain-containing protein, translating into MNIKSLLFLLILTLNFSCKSEADIIVEKTNDRNIIIDSTINRFQKKLLTQQIDSVFSKYQFNGSVAIIKNDEVLYQKENGFEDFRKKKKLDSSSVFAIASVSKQFTAVLILLQEDLGKLNTEDKVSKYLTDFQANQFKNITIKELLNHTSGISDFGNGLLSEPGKDFHYSNKGFRLLGQIIENVSGKSYDENVKQLFEKAGMKNSYTASSFHGKNFASAFTGNSKNFHEVENMPKRLAGNSISVPAGGILSTINDLHRWNTALYEGKILKPESLKKLTEKSADRNHQILGKMGYGFGIMMNVGKPLSYFHTGYVQGSPSLLIYYPESQTSVIILSNIANEMNGKNAVFNPHKEIKKITDAVQNTVIDLHKEMINSSVSE; encoded by the coding sequence ATGAATATTAAATCTCTTTTATTTTTACTGATTCTTACTTTAAACTTTTCTTGCAAGTCAGAGGCGGATATAATCGTTGAAAAAACTAACGATCGAAATATCATAATCGATAGTACAATCAATCGGTTTCAAAAGAAATTACTGACTCAACAAATCGATTCTGTTTTTTCAAAATATCAATTTAATGGTTCCGTGGCGATCATTAAAAATGATGAGGTTTTATATCAGAAAGAAAATGGGTTTGAAGATTTTAGAAAAAAGAAAAAACTCGACAGCAGTTCTGTTTTTGCGATTGCTTCAGTGAGTAAACAGTTTACCGCAGTTTTAATTTTATTACAGGAAGATTTAGGAAAATTAAATACGGAAGATAAAGTTTCAAAATACTTAACAGATTTTCAAGCCAATCAATTCAAAAATATTACCATTAAGGAATTGTTAAATCACACTTCAGGAATCAGTGATTTCGGTAATGGTTTATTATCTGAACCAGGAAAAGATTTTCATTATTCAAATAAAGGCTTTCGCTTGCTGGGACAAATTATCGAGAATGTTTCAGGGAAATCTTATGATGAAAATGTAAAACAACTTTTTGAAAAAGCGGGAATGAAAAACTCTTATACTGCCAGTTCCTTTCACGGAAAAAATTTTGCCAGTGCTTTTACAGGAAATTCTAAAAACTTTCATGAAGTAGAAAATATGCCGAAACGACTTGCCGGTAATTCTATCAGCGTTCCTGCAGGCGGTATTTTATCAACTATCAATGATTTGCACCGCTGGAATACAGCTTTATATGAAGGAAAGATTTTAAAACCGGAATCTTTAAAAAAATTGACCGAAAAATCTGCAGATCGGAATCATCAGATCCTTGGAAAAATGGGTTACGGTTTTGGGATCATGATGAATGTGGGAAAACCACTTTCTTACTTCCATACCGGATATGTTCAAGGCTCGCCGTCGCTTTTAATTTATTATCCTGAAAGTCAGACTTCGGTTATCATATTATCAAATATTGCAAATGAAATGAATGGTAAAAACGCGGTTTTCAATCCACATAAAGAGATCAAAAAAATTACAGACGCCGTTCAAAATACGGTAATTGATTTGCATAAAGAGATGATTAATTCAAGTGTTTCAGAATAA